A single window of Rhipicephalus microplus isolate Deutch F79 chromosome 5, USDA_Rmic, whole genome shotgun sequence DNA harbors:
- the LOC119174525 gene encoding SRSF protein kinase 3 isoform X1, whose protein sequence is MNADVNRKVMAIQAKKKRSKGPKSKLKGRSDASDKKRNESQYDYAGEDEEEEEEILGSDDDEQEDPRDYCKGGYHPVKIGDLFYTRYHVVRKLGWGHFSTVWLCWDLVGKRFVALKVVKSASHYTDTALDEIKLLKAVRDSDTDDTCRERVVQLLDDFKISGVNGTHMCMVFEVLGHNLLKLIIRSNYQGIPLPNVRTIIRQVLEGLEYLHSKCQIIHTDIKPENILIAVDDAYVRKLAYEATQWQKMGLRLPGSLVSTAPKELRTVPTLPSEGVAGGAGAAGTGGGSSSKMSRNKKKKLRKKAKRQQELLERQMQQLEELDMEEDEEEGGHGEQEGGSLNGGGPGGTTPDMPPQEGAVLADAMDWARSAEGGDPTWAGGDVCNGHRGDGAARTTMGRLERSESTLAPPTPTAQLRRVASCPENQKPPEKMADPVHEVCNISVKIADLGNACWVNHHFTEDIQTRQYRCLEVLLGAGYGTPADIWSTACMAFELATGDYLFEPHSGEDYSRDEDHLAHIIELLGEIPRHIAFSGRYSREFFNKRGELRHISNLKPWGLYEVLTEKYDWTPADAQAFADFLLPMLAYDPASRAKASDCLRHPWLTTQTPPSGGAGNNSVASDPRDETVVSSRPHPSSSNQRRPPSSSSSSSSSS, encoded by the exons AAACGAGTCTCAGTATGACTATGCGGGTGAggatgaagaggaagaagaagagatcctGGGCTCGGATGATGATGAACAAGAAGACCCAAGGGACTATTGCAaag GGGGCTACCACCCGGTGAAGATTGGGGACCTCTTCTACACTCGATACCACGTGGTACGGAAGCTAGGCTGGGGCCACTTCTCAACCGTCTGGCTTTGCTGGGACCTTGT GGGCAAGCGGTTTGTGGCCCTCAAAGTTGTGAAGAGTGCCTCACATTACACCGACACTGCCCTGGATGAGATCAAACTTCTCAAGGCA GTTCGAGACAGCGACACGGACGACACATGCCGAGAGCGGGTGGTGCAACTTCTCGACGACTTCAAGATCTCGGGAGTCAACGGGACCC ATATGTGCATGGTTTTCGAAGTTCTGGGACACAATTTACTCAAACTGATCATTCGGTCAAATTACCAGGGCATTCCACTACCCAATGTGCGAACTATCATCAGACAG GTGCTGGAAGGTCTGGAGTACTTGCACTCCAAGTGCCAGATCATCCACACAGACATCAAGCCAGAGAACATCCTGATAGCCGTGGATGACGCCTACGTGCGCAAGCTGGCCTACGAGGCCACCCAGTGGCAGAAGATGGGGCTCCGCTTGCCCGGTTCATTGG TGAGCACTGCCCCCAAAGAGCTCCGCACAGTTCCCACGCTGCCGTCCGAGGGTGTTGCCGGAGGTGCGGGTGCAGCCGGTACGGGTGGGGGTTCCTCCTCCAAGATGTCGCGcaacaagaagaagaagctgCGCAAGAAGGCCAAGCGTCAGCAGGAGCTTCTTGAGCGGCAGATGCAGCAGCTGGAGGAGCTGGACATGGAGGAGGACGAAGAGGAGGGGGGCCACGGGGAGCAGGAGGGAGGCTCGCTCAACGGAGGGGGACCAGGCGGCACCACCCCAGACATGCCCCCGCAAGAGGGCGCCGTTCTGGCAGACGCCATGGATTGGGCCCGGAGCGCCGAAGGTGGGGACCCCACGTGGGCCGGTGGGGACGTCTGCAACGGTCACCGAGGTGACGGAGCCGCGCGGACTACTATGGGCCGCCTGGAAAGGTCCGAAAGCACCCTGGCACCTCCCACGCCCACTGCACAACTGCGGAGGGTGGCCTCCTGCCCTG AAAACCAAAAACCACCAGAGAAGATGGCTGACCCTGTGCACGAAGTTTGTAATATATCTGTAAAAATAGCTGACCTTGGAAATGCCTGCTGGGTG AATCACCATTTCACCGAGGACATACAGACGCGGCAGTACCGATGCCTTGAGGTCCTCTTGGGAGCTGGCTACGGCACGCCCGCCGACATTTGGAGCACCGCGTGCATG GCGTTTGAGCTGGCCACAGGTGACTACCTTTTTGAGCCGCATTCGGGGGAGGACTACAGTCGAGACGAAGACCACCTGGCCCACATCATTGAACTCCTCGGAGAGATCCCCAGGCACATTGCCTTCTCGGGCCGATACTCCAGGGAGTTCTTCAACAAGCGAG GGGAACTGAGGCACATCAGCAACCTGAAGCCCTGGGGCCTGTACGAGGTGCTGACAGAGAAGTACGACTGGACCCCTGCGGATGCACAGGCGTTTGCTGATTTCCTGCTGCCCATGCTGGCATACGACCCAGCCTCGCGGGCCAAGGCCTCAGACTGCCTACGACACCCGTGGCTCACCACGCAGAcgccacccagtggtggtgccgGGAACAACAGCGTTGCCTCCGACCCCCGAGACGAGACCGTCGTCTCTTCGCGTCCCCATCCCTCGTCCTCAAACCAGCGTCGGCCCCCGTCGTCATCATCCTCGTCCTCTTCGTCGTCCTGA
- the LOC119174525 gene encoding SRSF protein kinase 3 isoform X2, whose translation MATLSPWCCAAPGEDSQCGHQTSTMLAPAPVHEARNESQYDYAGEDEEEEEEILGSDDDEQEDPRDYCKGGYHPVKIGDLFYTRYHVVRKLGWGHFSTVWLCWDLVGKRFVALKVVKSASHYTDTALDEIKLLKAVRDSDTDDTCRERVVQLLDDFKISGVNGTHMCMVFEVLGHNLLKLIIRSNYQGIPLPNVRTIIRQVLEGLEYLHSKCQIIHTDIKPENILIAVDDAYVRKLAYEATQWQKMGLRLPGSLVSTAPKELRTVPTLPSEGVAGGAGAAGTGGGSSSKMSRNKKKKLRKKAKRQQELLERQMQQLEELDMEEDEEEGGHGEQEGGSLNGGGPGGTTPDMPPQEGAVLADAMDWARSAEGGDPTWAGGDVCNGHRGDGAARTTMGRLERSESTLAPPTPTAQLRRVASCPENQKPPEKMADPVHEVCNISVKIADLGNACWVNHHFTEDIQTRQYRCLEVLLGAGYGTPADIWSTACMAFELATGDYLFEPHSGEDYSRDEDHLAHIIELLGEIPRHIAFSGRYSREFFNKRGELRHISNLKPWGLYEVLTEKYDWTPADAQAFADFLLPMLAYDPASRAKASDCLRHPWLTTQTPPSGGAGNNSVASDPRDETVVSSRPHPSSSNQRRPPSSSSSSSSSS comes from the exons AAACGAGTCTCAGTATGACTATGCGGGTGAggatgaagaggaagaagaagagatcctGGGCTCGGATGATGATGAACAAGAAGACCCAAGGGACTATTGCAaag GGGGCTACCACCCGGTGAAGATTGGGGACCTCTTCTACACTCGATACCACGTGGTACGGAAGCTAGGCTGGGGCCACTTCTCAACCGTCTGGCTTTGCTGGGACCTTGT GGGCAAGCGGTTTGTGGCCCTCAAAGTTGTGAAGAGTGCCTCACATTACACCGACACTGCCCTGGATGAGATCAAACTTCTCAAGGCA GTTCGAGACAGCGACACGGACGACACATGCCGAGAGCGGGTGGTGCAACTTCTCGACGACTTCAAGATCTCGGGAGTCAACGGGACCC ATATGTGCATGGTTTTCGAAGTTCTGGGACACAATTTACTCAAACTGATCATTCGGTCAAATTACCAGGGCATTCCACTACCCAATGTGCGAACTATCATCAGACAG GTGCTGGAAGGTCTGGAGTACTTGCACTCCAAGTGCCAGATCATCCACACAGACATCAAGCCAGAGAACATCCTGATAGCCGTGGATGACGCCTACGTGCGCAAGCTGGCCTACGAGGCCACCCAGTGGCAGAAGATGGGGCTCCGCTTGCCCGGTTCATTGG TGAGCACTGCCCCCAAAGAGCTCCGCACAGTTCCCACGCTGCCGTCCGAGGGTGTTGCCGGAGGTGCGGGTGCAGCCGGTACGGGTGGGGGTTCCTCCTCCAAGATGTCGCGcaacaagaagaagaagctgCGCAAGAAGGCCAAGCGTCAGCAGGAGCTTCTTGAGCGGCAGATGCAGCAGCTGGAGGAGCTGGACATGGAGGAGGACGAAGAGGAGGGGGGCCACGGGGAGCAGGAGGGAGGCTCGCTCAACGGAGGGGGACCAGGCGGCACCACCCCAGACATGCCCCCGCAAGAGGGCGCCGTTCTGGCAGACGCCATGGATTGGGCCCGGAGCGCCGAAGGTGGGGACCCCACGTGGGCCGGTGGGGACGTCTGCAACGGTCACCGAGGTGACGGAGCCGCGCGGACTACTATGGGCCGCCTGGAAAGGTCCGAAAGCACCCTGGCACCTCCCACGCCCACTGCACAACTGCGGAGGGTGGCCTCCTGCCCTG AAAACCAAAAACCACCAGAGAAGATGGCTGACCCTGTGCACGAAGTTTGTAATATATCTGTAAAAATAGCTGACCTTGGAAATGCCTGCTGGGTG AATCACCATTTCACCGAGGACATACAGACGCGGCAGTACCGATGCCTTGAGGTCCTCTTGGGAGCTGGCTACGGCACGCCCGCCGACATTTGGAGCACCGCGTGCATG GCGTTTGAGCTGGCCACAGGTGACTACCTTTTTGAGCCGCATTCGGGGGAGGACTACAGTCGAGACGAAGACCACCTGGCCCACATCATTGAACTCCTCGGAGAGATCCCCAGGCACATTGCCTTCTCGGGCCGATACTCCAGGGAGTTCTTCAACAAGCGAG GGGAACTGAGGCACATCAGCAACCTGAAGCCCTGGGGCCTGTACGAGGTGCTGACAGAGAAGTACGACTGGACCCCTGCGGATGCACAGGCGTTTGCTGATTTCCTGCTGCCCATGCTGGCATACGACCCAGCCTCGCGGGCCAAGGCCTCAGACTGCCTACGACACCCGTGGCTCACCACGCAGAcgccacccagtggtggtgccgGGAACAACAGCGTTGCCTCCGACCCCCGAGACGAGACCGTCGTCTCTTCGCGTCCCCATCCCTCGTCCTCAAACCAGCGTCGGCCCCCGTCGTCATCATCCTCGTCCTCTTCGTCGTCCTGA